Genomic DNA from Epinephelus moara isolate mb chromosome 24, YSFRI_EMoa_1.0, whole genome shotgun sequence:
tgtgtccaaagaccgtcagaaatgtgaaaatccaatCATAATTTCTGGTTTTACtatttctggctgtgataaatgatGGAATTTGggcaatttttaaagaaaaaaaaatgtggggtaaaataaatacaactatTTTAATTTGTGTGCCTTTCTTCTCAGCAGATATAAAAACCCGCCCCAGCgctttaaaaaattatttgacatacTTCCCCCCTCATaagtaacaaacagtccctaagtGATATCAATATTCTTATTATCTTAAGGATACGCCAATttcccaaaacatttttaatggcCTTTGAGAAACACTATTTAATTTACTAACCAGTACCTCCCTCCAGAGGAGTCTTATCATGGCCTGTTTTTAATTCACTGGAGTTGTGGGAAACATTTTGTATGGATGCTTGATAACTGTAGTGGATGTAGATATAGATGATATATACAGcatacacacaaagacacacctgTATCAAATTTCAGTATGaaaatgttcttttcttttcattcagaACCGTTCATTACTCTTCCTTGATACTGTACCTAGTCTTATGGTAAAGCCGTAGTGTGTTCCTTTCAGTTCTGtgggagtgtgtatgtgtgtacatgtgcactTGTAACTGCTGGGGGCGGGGGTGGGAGGGGGCTACgtgtaaataaatcaaatacagTTAGTGtggaggtgttttttttgtgtcagtgtAAGTTAAATAttctaaaatttaaaaaaacaaacatgtattATTCTCTATTGTGTTTCAtggtacattaaaaaaagaggaaaaagtagTTTTATCTTACATTTCAAATGCTTATATCTCTATGGCTTCTGGCGATACCCGTTCCATTTTATAGATTTGTCAGCACAAAATGCAATAAACCAATACCATTTTATTACAGCAATTGTGTCTGGAGTTTTTAATCATGTTGTTTTGACAATGCAGTTGATACAAATTAAAAAGACACTATGCAAAActataaaacacaataattcatggttggaaaaaaaaacgaGTCCATCGTAAACCAAAACAGACTGTATTTGACACATGCAACTGTCTCATAGTTCAACATGTAAGAAGACTGAATATTGATCTTCTGGCTAACAATTGAAGATGCAGACCATTAGGTAGACCGGTCGAGTCATCAAAGtaaatttaatcaatttcagCAACTGAACACGACActctgaataaaaaataaaataaaaagattaaaagtttttacaaaACATCCAACCACACAATCTACCTATACACAGCTGGTAAATCACTGCACAGAGAACTGAGTGTCTACTTGTGTCACAGGGAGAGTGGACCTCACATTAGGAGAAGAAATTAATTCACTACAACCTTTTAGTAATGTCGGGGATACATGGACATAGGTGGGACCTGGCCCATGCTTGGTGCAGGCCTGGGGGGTGCCTGCTGAGATTGTGCCGAGCCCACCAGGTGGTTGAGAGACGGTCCGCTCTGAATGAGGGTGTCCAGAGCTTTCTGTACACTGGGGTTGTCAAAATTGATACCTGAAGCAGAGCTGGGGGGTCTCTGACCACCTGGTGCACCTGGCATGCGGCCTGGCGGGGGGCCATAGCCCTGGGCTGCAGCTGAGGCAGGTAAGGGTGGGCGGGTTGGGTTTTGGGAGCTGGGTGGCATAAGGGAGGCGTAGCCCTGCGTCTGGGAGGCGGAGGGTGGGCCAGCAGCGCCTGCTGACGCCCCCGTGCCACTGTTGAACAGGCTGAGGATTTTAGCCTGCAGCTCCTGCTGATGGCTGGGGTTTGCACCGCCGCTTGCAGCAGATGAGAGGCCGAGGTGGCTGCTCTGTGGGGCAGAGAGTGAAGAATGGGACGGAGGAGGAAGTCCTGCAGCGGAGGACGCAACTTCATGGTGCACTGCTGTAGGAGCTGAGACATGGACTGCAGCTGTAGGGTGACAGATTCAGTTAGAATGATGCTCTGCAAACTACAGTGTTTAACATGCAAACTTGTTTTTCAACAGAGAAAATGGAGCAGTATTTCTTTTACAATCCTACTTTACAAGATTACTGAGGGAtaagtttacttttttttgtgtttttttttttaaaaaaaaagctatgcTCAGAAATGTACACCAAAAAGATTTTGGTTGCTGTAATAGTTCTTCCTCCCCAGCCTGACTTGACCAGACCAAATCTCAAATGCAAGTTTGTCTGAAAcctctcagttcatttttaCTTTCAACAGCTGTAGATCAAAATGCCTCTGGATGCAATTGGATACACCTACAACTGCTCACAGCAATGAATCGTGACACAGCACTCAGAGATGGCTGAATATGAATAGACTGCAGGGtacagagatgagctgtgatggtgcAGCATCAATATGTCTGTGGTGCCATTTTGCCATCAGAATTTGAAAAAAGTACTTCAACAGAAGTTCCAGTTCAGCCGCAGCCATTTTGGCTGTTTACAGAAATACCTCAATGGTGTACCTTTTTACTAAGCTAGGTTTGTGTGTCACGAGTGCGAGGGTGCGTGAGCTATGAATGACATCAATGCATCTTTTGCGTTAAGTGCAAAGGCTCTGAGTCATCAgtcatcatctgaaacatgccCCCATATTAGAAAAAACAGTTGTTATTTCCTGGAAATCTGTTTGAATAGAACAGGACAGACGAATTTGTGTTTCGTAGGATAGCAAAGTCAtgacctgccttactctgcctatCCAACCTCACTCCTCTGGCTAGAACCTAACTaacccaaccaacaaaggcagtgagtactagccaatcataggTACAGTAGGGCAGGTCGAGCCTTCGCTACCCCAGGAAATGCAAATCGGCTGAAAGGAGGGGAATGAGACGTAACGTCCAGAGCAAATATAACATGAGTTTGCAGATTCATCTGGTTCCCAGGCTTCTTTCTTGCAATACTGGCtgagatttttcttttaaacaattCCAATGTGGTGATGTGCGACTAAATCTACAGTCTTCATTCTGTTTATAAATGTATTGTGAAATTGAGCTACAATTAACAAGGCTTCAGATATCTGAGTTACAGGAATTTAATATGTTTCTTCTGTCTTTTTAGTGAAAAATTCCACAAATTTACACACACCGTTTCCCTGCTAAGCTGCATCAGAGGACTAGTGACTAAGAGGGAATTTTAAACTGAAAAGGTGAACATTGGAAAATACTTGATTTGTCTGACTCAGAGTGCTAAAGCCTTACAATAACTACAGCAGGGCCAGTATGAACAGGATGGATTACAGGCCCCAGTTTCTCTTTTTGATGTTATGCTAGCATTGTTTTAACAACAGACGTGAACAAATGTGAACCTAttctttctcctcttacctgcgAGAGGGTCTGCAGTGTTCCGCAGCAGCCGGGCTCTTTTGTCCTTCAGGTACGCAATGAGACCATCCAGTTCCTCTGGGGTTACAAATCTACCCGGCaaccacacagagaaaaaaagtcattattcCAAGTGTTGAGACTTAAAACAATGCATGAGAAACTAAAAGTAGACCTACAacatgtaaactgtacattgcATTAAATCCTACGTTCTTCAAAGCTccaatttaatttcattgttcATTCAAGACGTTACACAACACAAGATATTAAAGCAGATACCTGTTTTCAGACAGGAGTGTGATGGCGGTGAGCACAGAAATAGGATGGCTCTCTCTGTCAGCCTCCCTGAGTAACACGTCGTCCGCCATCTTGGCAGCCTTTCTGGCAATCTCCTCACGTTCTTTTTCACGGTTTTCAACTTTGTAGGCGTCATAATTGTGGGCAACCAGCATCATGGCGTCCTGCATCGGCATGTTTCGGTGCTCTACAGCAAAACAGAACATAATGTCAGTATGTAAAACATCAAAGATAGACACCTTAGAAATGCTGATCTCTTTGCTTGTGGAGTAAATGCACCAACCAACAGGTGCATACTGTCATATCACGTTACCTTGCGGTGTGCCGAACAAAATGTTGACAGTGCAGGACCGGTGGACCTGGTGCTGCTGGGTAATGATGATGGCGAAAGGAGTGCGGGCTCGGCCTACATCCTCCAGAGCCTGGGTTAGTGACACTTCTGTGTTGAGGAAGATCAGATCCACCACCATGCCCAAATCACGAACCTTCCGCCCGACCGTCTCCGCATACTCCCTACAGTTGTTTTTGAAGCACAAGTACACACGggcagacgcacacacacacaaagacgcaCAAAGGAGCAGTATGAAATGAAAATGCCACATACTGGTCGAACATTTACAGAGAGGTTTCAAGATCAAGATCTGGGTTTCCTTTGAATGTCAGAAAGTGGACATACTTTTGCGCCTTGTTGACGACAATCACAGAGCAGTCTACAGGACGGTCCGTGTCGTAGCGCCGCTGGAGTTCTTCATAGTACTGTCGATACAGTTCATTACGCCGACGCTCTTCAGGTCGAGcacgatcatctgctgctgaaGGTTGGAGGGGAGTGGAAAATTTAATGTCAGTGAAATTTTCAGCAAACAAAACCTCTGTCAGACAATTCCTGGTTCAACTCTGTCACACTACGAATACTGCCGCTGTGCAAACTTCttacaataaaatgtgcatTGTGCACGTACGCTGTGTAGTATACATACCCTCTGGCTCACGCCGTCCGTTCCAGGGGTCTCTGTAAGCATCTCTGAAGGGTTCATCCTTCCTCCGGTAATACTCGTCTGCACCACTGCTACTGCGGAAGTATCTGTCATAGTCTTCTCTGCTGTATGGAAACATTTCAGGTTCAGAGATATTGCAACCGCTTAATGCTGGACTTCTAATCAGTGGACTGAGTGTCAGTAGTCACCTGTATGGGGGATCTCGCGGGTCTGGCCCTCTG
This window encodes:
- the ncoa5 gene encoding nuclear receptor coactivator 5 isoform X5, whose amino-acid sequence is MSRRRSRSPSPGRFSRSCSSSDPRDLERRIFVGNLPTSDMEKKDLEDMFSPYGKILGVSMFRGFGFVQFERVEEAEAAKAAQKGRIYKGYKIDVNMAVERRQAKPQSQQSPPRRAQYGSYGDSKDPRPRSRSPLYARDTRDSRESRESRDARDGRESRDSRDGRDSRPGRDHDYRYRSSESRDKDPRGPDPRGVDPRGPDPRGPDPRSLDPRGPDPRGSDPRGPDPRDPPYREDYDRYFRSSSGADEYYRRKDEPFRDAYRDPWNGRREPEADDRARPEERRRNELYRQYYEELQRRYDTDRPVDCSVIVVNKAQNREYAETVGRKVRDLGMVVDLIFLNTEVSLTQALEDVGRARTPFAIIITQQHQVHRSCTVNILFGTPQEHRNMPMQDAMMLVAHNYDAYKVENREKEREEIARKAAKMADDVLLREADRESHPISVLTAITLLSENRFVTPEELDGLIAYLKDKRARLLRNTADPLAAAVHVSAPTAVHHEVASSAAGLPPPSHSSLSAPQSSHLGLSSAASGGANPSHQQELQAKILSLFNSGTGASAGAAGPPSASQTQGYASLMPPSSQNPTRPPLPASAAAQGYGPPPGRMPGAPGGQRPPSSASGINFDNPSVQKALDTLIQSGPSLNHLVGSAQSQQAPPRPAPSMGQVPPMSMYPRHY
- the ncoa5 gene encoding nuclear receptor coactivator 5 isoform X7; translated protein: MAVERRQAKPQSQQSPPRRAQYGSYGDSKDPRPRSRSPLYARDTRDSRESRESRDARDGRESRDSRDGRDSRPGRDHDYRYRSSESRDKDPRGPDPRGVDPRGPDPRGPDPRSLDPRGPDPRGSDPRGPDPRDPPYSREDYDRYFRSSSGADEYYRRKDEPFRDAYRDPWNGRREPEAADDRARPEERRRNELYRQYYEELQRRYDTDRPVDCSVIVVNKAQNREYAETVGRKVRDLGMVVDLIFLNTEVSLTQALEDVGRARTPFAIIITQQHQVHRSCTVNILFGTPQEHRNMPMQDAMMLVAHNYDAYKVENREKEREEIARKAAKMADDVLLREADRESHPISVLTAITLLSENRFVTPEELDGLIAYLKDKRARLLRNTADPLAAAVHVSAPTAVHHEVASSAAGLPPPSHSSLSAPQSSHLGLSSAASGGANPSHQQELQAKILSLFNSGTGASAGAAGPPSASQTQGYASLMPPSSQNPTRPPLPASAAAQGYGPPPGRMPGAPGGQRPPSSASGINFDNPSVQKALDTLIQSGPSLNHLVGSAQSQQAPPRPAPSMGQVPPMSMYPRHY
- the ncoa5 gene encoding nuclear receptor coactivator 5 isoform X6; translation: MSRRRSRSPSPGRFSRSCSSSDPRDLERRIFVGNLPTSDMEKKDLEDMFSPYGKILDVNMAVERRQAKPQSQQSPPRRAQYGSYGDSKDPRPRSRSPLYARDTRDSRESRESRDARDGRESRDSRDGRDSRPGRDHDYRYRSSESRDKDPRGPDPRGVDPRGPDPRGPDPRSLDPRGPDPRGSDPRGPDPRDPPYSREDYDRYFRSSSGADEYYRRKDEPFRDAYRDPWNGRREPEAADDRARPEERRRNELYRQYYEELQRRYDTDRPVDCSVIVVNKAQNREYAETVGRKVRDLGMVVDLIFLNTEVSLTQALEDVGRARTPFAIIITQQHQVHRSCTVNILFGTPQEHRNMPMQDAMMLVAHNYDAYKVENREKEREEIARKAAKMADDVLLREADRESHPISVLTAITLLSENRFVTPEELDGLIAYLKDKRARLLRNTADPLAAAVHVSAPTAVHHEVASSAAGLPPPSHSSLSAPQSSHLGLSSAASGGANPSHQQELQAKILSLFNSGTGASAGAAGPPSASQTQGYASLMPPSSQNPTRPPLPASAAAQGYGPPPGRMPGAPGGQRPPSSASGINFDNPSVQKALDTLIQSGPSLNHLVGSAQSQQAPPRPAPSMGQVPPMSMYPRHY
- the ncoa5 gene encoding nuclear receptor coactivator 5 isoform X4, whose protein sequence is MSRRRSRSPSPGRFSRSCSSSDPRDLERRIFVGNLPTSDMEKKDLEDMFSPYGKILGVSMFRGFGFVQFERVEEAEAAKAAQKGRIYKGYKIDVNMAVERRQAKPQSQQSPPRRAQYGSYGDSKDPRPRSRSPLYARDTRDSRESRESRDARDGRESRDSRDGRDSRPGRDHDYRYRSSESRDKDPRGPDPRGVDPRGPDPRGPDPRSLDPRGPDPRGSDPRGPDPRDPPYREDYDRYFRSSSGADEYYRRKDEPFRDAYRDPWNGRREPEAADDRARPEERRRNELYRQYYEELQRRYDTDRPVDCSVIVVNKAQNREYAETVGRKVRDLGMVVDLIFLNTEVSLTQALEDVGRARTPFAIIITQQHQVHRSCTVNILFGTPQEHRNMPMQDAMMLVAHNYDAYKVENREKEREEIARKAAKMADDVLLREADRESHPISVLTAITLLSENRFVTPEELDGLIAYLKDKRARLLRNTADPLAAAVHVSAPTAVHHEVASSAAGLPPPSHSSLSAPQSSHLGLSSAASGGANPSHQQELQAKILSLFNSGTGASAGAAGPPSASQTQGYASLMPPSSQNPTRPPLPASAAAQGYGPPPGRMPGAPGGQRPPSSASGINFDNPSVQKALDTLIQSGPSLNHLVGSAQSQQAPPRPAPSMGQVPPMSMYPRHY
- the ncoa5 gene encoding nuclear receptor coactivator 5 isoform X2, with product MSRRRSRSPSPGRFSRSCSSSDPRDLERRIFVGNLPTSDMEKKDLEDMFSPYGKILGVSMFRGFGFVQFERVEEAEAAKAAQKGRIYKGYKIDVNMAVERRQAKPQSQQSPPRRAQYGSYGDSKDPRPRSRSPLYARDTRDSRESRESRDARDGRESRDSRDGRDSRPGRDHDYRYRSSESRDKDPRGPDPRGVDPRGPDPRGPDPRSLDPRGPDPRGSDPRGPDPRDPPYSREDYDRYFRSSSGADEYYRRKDEPFRDAYRDPWNGRREPEAADDRARPEERRRNELYRQYYEELQRRYDTDRPVDCSVIVVNKAQKEYAETVGRKVRDLGMVVDLIFLNTEVSLTQALEDVGRARTPFAIIITQQHQVHRSCTVNILFGTPQEHRNMPMQDAMMLVAHNYDAYKVENREKEREEIARKAAKMADDVLLREADRESHPISVLTAITLLSENRFVTPEELDGLIAYLKDKRARLLRNTADPLAAAVHVSAPTAVHHEVASSAAGLPPPSHSSLSAPQSSHLGLSSAASGGANPSHQQELQAKILSLFNSGTGASAGAAGPPSASQTQGYASLMPPSSQNPTRPPLPASAAAQGYGPPPGRMPGAPGGQRPPSSASGINFDNPSVQKALDTLIQSGPSLNHLVGSAQSQQAPPRPAPSMGQVPPMSMYPRHY
- the ncoa5 gene encoding nuclear receptor coactivator 5 isoform X1, yielding MSRRRSRSPSPGRFSRSCSSSDPRDLERRIFVGNLPTSDMEKKDLEDMFSPYGKILGVSMFRGFGFVQFERVEEAEAAKAAQKGRIYKGYKIDVNMAVERRQAKPQSQQSPPRRAQYGSYGDSKDPRPRSRSPLYARDTRDSRESRESRDARDGRESRDSRDGRDSRPGRDHDYRYRSSESRDKDPRGPDPRGVDPRGPDPRGPDPRSLDPRGPDPRGSDPRGPDPRDPPYSREDYDRYFRSSSGADEYYRRKDEPFRDAYRDPWNGRREPEAADDRARPEERRRNELYRQYYEELQRRYDTDRPVDCSVIVVNKAQNREYAETVGRKVRDLGMVVDLIFLNTEVSLTQALEDVGRARTPFAIIITQQHQVHRSCTVNILFGTPQEHRNMPMQDAMMLVAHNYDAYKVENREKEREEIARKAAKMADDVLLREADRESHPISVLTAITLLSENRFVTPEELDGLIAYLKDKRARLLRNTADPLAAAVHVSAPTAVHHEVASSAAGLPPPSHSSLSAPQSSHLGLSSAASGGANPSHQQELQAKILSLFNSGTGASAGAAGPPSASQTQGYASLMPPSSQNPTRPPLPASAAAQGYGPPPGRMPGAPGGQRPPSSASGINFDNPSVQKALDTLIQSGPSLNHLVGSAQSQQAPPRPAPSMGQVPPMSMYPRHY
- the ncoa5 gene encoding nuclear receptor coactivator 5 isoform X3 — encoded protein: MSRRRSRSPSPGRFSRSCSSSDPRDLERRIFVGNLPTSDMEKKDLEDMFSPYGKILGVSMFRGFGFVQFERVEEAEAAKAAQKGRIYKGYKIDVNMAVERRQAKPQSQQSPPRRAQYGSYGDSKDPRPRSRSPLYARDTRDSRESRESRDARDGRESRDSRDGRDSRPGRDHDYRYRSSESRDKDPRGPDPRGVDPRGPDPRGPDPRSLDPRGPDPRGSDPRGPDPRDPPYSREDYDRYFRSSSGADEYYRRKDEPFRDAYRDPWNGRREPEADDRARPEERRRNELYRQYYEELQRRYDTDRPVDCSVIVVNKAQNREYAETVGRKVRDLGMVVDLIFLNTEVSLTQALEDVGRARTPFAIIITQQHQVHRSCTVNILFGTPQEHRNMPMQDAMMLVAHNYDAYKVENREKEREEIARKAAKMADDVLLREADRESHPISVLTAITLLSENRFVTPEELDGLIAYLKDKRARLLRNTADPLAAAVHVSAPTAVHHEVASSAAGLPPPSHSSLSAPQSSHLGLSSAASGGANPSHQQELQAKILSLFNSGTGASAGAAGPPSASQTQGYASLMPPSSQNPTRPPLPASAAAQGYGPPPGRMPGAPGGQRPPSSASGINFDNPSVQKALDTLIQSGPSLNHLVGSAQSQQAPPRPAPSMGQVPPMSMYPRHY